One window from the genome of Paramormyrops kingsleyae isolate MSU_618 chromosome 3, PKINGS_0.4, whole genome shotgun sequence encodes:
- the washc2c gene encoding WASH complex subunit 2A isoform X1, producing MSAQTVTLSNGPSEQVWERPWSLDEMRKTSANWSLAADSGLFLFLQDFSQRMLSKTHQIEKQLDGLLRDTKATDSCLHTVFNDFLMLSNTQFIENRVYDEEVEEPVPKPEAPEKHPEQEKTREQKEAELIPKVQKAVNYGLKVLESAFEQLDIKAGNSDSEDEEAIGRVEPILEPKDLYLDRPLPYLIGSQLFMEQDDVGLGDLSSEEMSIDSDRDSVIDSEEDKDEDKSPVLSDEDEVRDDDEADEDSDIFGESDKEDEDKKTSVGPSSFTDELTARIKGDDTGGPKIDGSGSVAPSVKRRSKGDIDTKAAENTDKLFLPPSREDGDRSPFSGKGGLFSGGRGLFDVDDEDEGDLFSEGPEHQHKLSTNEAAAAEESVLPKSSKKIPVGAVSIFPECSLFGATGAPVSSERQQSGSPSRPKAQAQLRSEGGVRAAPGGGLFDDDEDDDFFSGSAFKKSHSAGMDKPRQKKVVDLFWADQDDEEEGDIFSEDSSAGRREHKSSAEEDGVTSMPEKKLPAGATSMFGPETANLLQDALKKRPSVPDKSTNKTIPPPDMAKPTVKSTDRGLFSDDEDTQIFPSAAKDQPKSDGPAQKTQSRALSLFDDEEEEDLFATVPPKLKTSPGKTEASQKAAKPLSSALFSDDEDQWMSNTTDTVKQETKTGGLKSSVSAPSRLPTVKATGKASLFDDDQDDDLFAATKESGQKPPRVSLLFEEEDEEDEDKGSLFTVTPASSSTAQSETNAPAAADSQAEPPPPRQAKEEPDGAHQGEGSQGKAKPGGAVSLFDSVEALGETQAVLKDAGPPESPPLMGAGSKTKKKVLSLFEDEEEEEETDGGPASKARKPGMKSPLKVQERRPRATSTGVFQDEEILFSQKLQKDNEPDVDLFTASAKHASPKARSAPKAAPPLFGDEEEEDLFTVPRAAAKKPVKLSTEGALPPPAGLQKAATPVETKEQPSRIGKLQVNLAIDPSTLLPGAVPRPQRPSQTLSSHSPTTPTAVGTDSTLQTAGEGALSFDTPVQVTTLQSANKGRARGAERRRPQTRAARLQAAHISDSSSNPAPLSLPPPLHTASRPSKPALPGPAHRERVPEQAAAIADDSFSDDDIFAAPKLASKAQPPAPVPKPAPKKQPSASIFQEQGNDQEDDLFRAVSAKPAKKSSTAPFLEEEEEDDIFAAGKSTKVDVEKEAKMQPSPPQPAAVQDTGRKKSTPKKEKERALDVSLFEDDVDIFADLTTTSAPKERKSKKKLEKKSIFDDDMDDIFASGPVKPVAKETKSKRSPQSQEPRPSQNPSHSLFDDPLNALGGN from the exons ATGAGTGCTCAGACTGTGACCCTTTCCAATGGCCCCAGCGAGCAGGTGTGGGAGAGGCCTTGGTCCCTAGATGAGATGCGCAAAACCAGCGCCAACTGGTCTCTGGCTGCTGATTCTGGT ctcttcctgttcctccagGACTTCTCACAGAGGATGCTCTCCAAAACGCATCAGATTGAGAAGCAGCTGGATGGACTTCTGCGGGACACCAAAGCTACAGACtcctgcctgcacactgtcttCAATGACTTCCTCATGCTCTCCAACACACAGTTTATTGAAAAC CGGGTGTACGATGAGGAGGTGGAGGAACCAGTGCCGAAACCAGAGGCTCCAGAGAAGCATCCTGAGCAG GAGAAAACCCGGGAGCAGAAAGAAGCCGAGTTGATACCCAAAGTGCAGAAGGCAGTGAACTATGGCCTGAAAGTGCTGGAATCAGCCTTTGAACAGCTAGACATCAAAGCTGGAAACTCTGACTCAGAAGATGAAGAGGCAATTGGTCGAGTGGAGCCAATTCTGGAGCCTAAG GATCTGTACCTGGACAGACCGCTGCCATACCTGATCGGGTCTCAGCTCTTCATGGAGCAGGATGACGTGGGTCTGGGTGATCTCTCCAGTGAAG AAATGTCCATCGATAGTGACCGGGATAGTGTCATCGACAGCGAGGAAGACAAAGATGAAGAT AAGTCACCTGTGTTGAGTGATGAAGATGAAGTAAGAGATGACGATGAAGCAGATGAAGACTCGGACATATTTGGTGAATCGGACAAAGAAGATGAAGACAAGAAG ACCTCTGTGGGCCCGTCGTCCTTCACAGATGAGCTGACAGCACGCATTAAAGGCGACGACACAGGCGGTCCCAAAATCGATGGCAGTG GGTCTGTTGCCCCCTCAGTGAAGAGGAGGAGTAAAGGAGACATAGACACCAAGGCCG cagAGAACACAGACAAGCTGTTCCTGCCTCCTTCCCGGGAAGATGGGGACCGCTCCCCCTTTAGCGGCAAAGGGGGGCTCTTCAGCGGAGGGAGGGGCCTGTTTGATGTAGATGACGAAGACGAG GGCGACCTCTTCTCTGAAGGCCCCGAGCACCAGCACAAGCTGAGCACCAATGAAGCCGCCGCCGCTGAAG AGTCTGTCCTGCCCAAAAGTAGTAAGAAGATCCCTGTTGGTGCTGTTTCCATATTCCCAG AATGCAGTCTGTTCGGAGCCACTGGAGCCCCAGTCTCTTCGGAGCGCCAGCAGAGTGGTAGCCCAAGCCGTCCCAAAGCCCAGGCCCAGCTCAGGTCTGAAGGCGGGGTCAGAGCTGCCCCGGGGGGTGGGCTctttgatgatgatgaagatgacgACTTCTTCAGTGGCAGCGCGTTCAAAAAATCACACTCCG CCGGCATGGACAAACCCAGGCAGAAGAAAGTGGTGGATCTGTTTTGGGCAGACCAAGATGATGAGGAGGAGGGGGACATCTTCAGTGAGGACTCGAGTGCAGGCCGCCGAGAGCACAAAAGCAGCGCGGAGGAAGATGGGGTGACCAGCATGCCTGAAAaaaag CTGCCCGCAGGGGCCACTTCCATGTTTGGCCCTGAGACCGCCAACCTCTTACAGGATGCCTTGAAGAAACGCCCATCTGTCCCTGATAAAAGCACCAACAAG aCGATCCCACCCCCAGATATGGCCAAGCCCACCGTGAAGTCCACAGACAGGGGTCTCTTTTCTGATGACGAGGACACGCAG ATCTTTCCGTCGGCTGCCAAGGATCAGCCAAAGAGTGATGGGCCAGCTCAGAAAACACAGAGCCGGGCGCTGTCTCTGTTTGACGATGAAGAGGAAGAG GACTTGTTTGCCACGGTGCCTCCCAAACTCAAAACAAGCCCGGGGAAAACTGAGGCCTCGCAGAAAGCAGCCAAGCCCCTGTCTAGTGCCCTCTTCAGTGATGATGAG GATCAGTGGATGAGCAACACAACTGACACAGTCAAACAGGAGACAAAGACCGGAGGGCTGAAAAGCAGCGTGAGCGCCCCCTCCAGGCTTCCCACCGTCAAAGCTACAGGAAAAGCCAGTTTGTTTGATGATGACCAGGATGACGACCTCTTTGCAGCCACAAAGGAGTCTGG GCAGAAGCCTCCGCGGGTTTCCCTTCTCTTTGAGGAAGAAGATGAGGAGGACGAAGACAAGGGCTCACTGTTCACTGTCACACCAGCGTCCAGCAGCACTGCGCAGAGTGAGACGAAC GCCCCAGCAGCTGCAGACAGCCAGGctgagcccccccctccccggcagGCAAAGGAGGAGCCGGACGGGGCTCATCAGGGGGAAGGCAGTCAGGGCAAGGCCAAGCCTGGGGGGGCCGTCAGCTTGTTTGACAGTGTGGAGGCGCTGGGAGAGACCCAGGCTGTGCTCAAG GACGCCGGCCCACCAGAAAGCCCCCCGCTCATGGGGGCCGGATCCAAAACCAAGAAGAAAGTGCTGAGCCTCTTtgaggacgaggaggaggaggaggagactgACGGTGGTCCTGCATCCAAAGCCAGAAAGCCAGGCATGAAAAGCCCCCTGAAG GTGCAGGAGCGGCGGCCACGGGCCACCAGCACCGGCGTCTTTCAGGACGAGGAGATCCTCTTTAGTCAGAAGCTGCAGAAAGACAACGAGCCCGACGTGGACCTCTTCACAGCATCGGCAAAACACGCC AGCCCCAAGGCCAGATCAGCTCCCaaggcagcaccccccctcttcggtgatgaggaggaggaggacctCTTCACTGTGCCCAGG GCCGCTGCAAAAAAGCCCGTCAAGCTCAGCACTGAGGGTGCACtgccgccccctgcaggactcCAG AAGGCCGCCACTCCAGTAGAAACTAAAGAGCAGCCCTCGCGGATTGGAAAACTCCAA GTGAATCTTGCCATTGACCCATCCACCCTTCTCCCTGGGGCTGTTCCTCGGCCACAGCGCCCTTCCCAAACTCTCAGCAGCCATTCGCCGACCACGCCCACTGCCGTCGGCACAGATTCCACCCTCCAGACAGCGGGAGAGGGAGCCCTGAGCTTCGACACCCCCGTTCAGGTCACCACGTTACAGAGTGCCAACAAG GGCCGAGCCAGGGGTGCTGAGCGCCGCCGGCCCCAGACGAGAGCAGCGAGACTCCAGGCAGCCCATATCTCTGATTCCTCCAGCAATCCAGCTCCGCTCTCCCTGCCCCCACCTCTCCACACTGCCAGCAGACCCTCCAAGCCAGCGCTACCAGGGCCTGCTCACAGGGAGCGAGTTCCAGAGCAAGCAGCGGCCATCGCCGACGATTCCTTTAGCGATGATGACATCTTTGCGGCCCCCAAGCTAGCCAGCAAGGCCCAGCCTCCCGCGCCGGTACCCAAGCCGGCTCCGAAGAAGCAGCCATCTGCGTCCATCTTCCAGGAGCAGGGGAATGACCAGGAGGACGACCTGTTCCGGGCGGTCAGCGCAAAACCGGCCAAGAAGAGCAGCACGGCGCCATtcctggaggaagaggaggaggatgacATCTTTGCAGCTGGGAAGAGCACAAAGGTGGATGTTGAAAAAGAAGCAAAGATGCAGCCCAGCCCCCCGCAGCCGGCTGCTGTTCAG GATACAGGGAGAAAGAAGAGCACTCCCAAAAAGGAGAAAGAGCGCGCTCTGGACGTCAGCCTGTTCGAGGACGACGTCGACATCTTTGCCGACTTAACTACTACTTCAGCTCCCAAGGAGAGAAAGTCAAAgaagaaactggaaaaaaaatcgaTTTTTGATGATGATATGG ATGATATCTTCGCATCGGGACCCGTGAAGCCAGTGGCCAAAGAGACCAAATCAAAGCGAAGCCCACAGAGCCAGGAGCCACGGCCCAGCCAGAATCCCAGCCACAGCCTGTTTGACGACCCACTGAACGCTCTTGGCGGCAACTGA
- the washc2c gene encoding WASH complex subunit 2A isoform X3: protein MSAQTVTLSNGPSEQVWERPWSLDEMRKTSANWSLAADSGLFLFLQDFSQRMLSKTHQIEKQLDGLLRDTKATDSCLHTVFNDFLMLSNTQFIENRVYDEEVEEPVPKPEAPEKHPEQEKTREQKEAELIPKVQKAVNYGLKVLESAFEQLDIKAGNSDSEDEEAIGRVEPILEPKDLYLDRPLPYLIGSQLFMEQDDVGLGDLSSEEMSIDSDRDSVIDSEEDKDEDKSPVLSDEDEVRDDDEADEDSDIFGESDKEDEDKKTSVGPSSFTDELTARIKGDDTGGPKIDGSGSVAPSVKRRSKGDIDTKAAENTDKLFLPPSREDGDRSPFSGKGGLFSGGRGLFDVDDEDEGDLFSEGPEHQHKLSTNEAAAAEESVLPKSSKKIPVGAVSIFPECSLFGATGAPVSSERQQSGSPSRPKAQAQLRSEGGVRAAPGGGLFDDDEDDDFFSGSAFKKSHSAGMDKPRQKKVVDLFWADQDDEEEGDIFSEDSSAGRREHKSSAEEDGVTSMPEKKLPAGATSMFGPETANLLQDALKKRPSVPDKSTNKTIPPPDMAKPTVKSTDRGLFSDDEDTQIFPSAAKDQPKSDGPAQKTQSRALSLFDDEEEEDLFATVPPKLKTSPGKTEASQKAAKPLSSALFSDDEDQWMSNTTDTVKQETKTGGLKSSVSAPSRLPTVKATGKASLFDDDQDDDLFAATKESGQKPPRVSLLFEEEDEEDEDKGSLFTVTPASSSTAQSETNAPAAADSQAEPPPPRQAKEEPDGAHQGEGSQGKAKPGGAVSLFDSVEALGETQAVLKDAGPPESPPLMGAGSKTKKKVLSLFEDEEEEEETDGGPASKARKPGMKSPLKVQERRPRATSTGVFQDEEILFSQKLQKDNEPDVDLFTASAKHASPKARSAPKAAPPLFGDEEEEDLFTVPRAAAKKPVKLSTEGALPPPAGLQVNLAIDPSTLLPGAVPRPQRPSQTLSSHSPTTPTAVGTDSTLQTAGEGALSFDTPVQVTTLQSANKGRARGAERRRPQTRAARLQAAHISDSSSNPAPLSLPPPLHTASRPSKPALPGPAHRERVPEQAAAIADDSFSDDDIFAAPKLASKAQPPAPVPKPAPKKQPSASIFQEQGNDQEDDLFRAVSAKPAKKSSTAPFLEEEEEDDIFAAGKSTKVDVEKEAKMQPSPPQPAAVQDTGRKKSTPKKEKERALDVSLFEDDVDIFADLTTTSAPKERKSKKKLEKKSIFDDDMDDIFASGPVKPVAKETKSKRSPQSQEPRPSQNPSHSLFDDPLNALGGN from the exons ATGAGTGCTCAGACTGTGACCCTTTCCAATGGCCCCAGCGAGCAGGTGTGGGAGAGGCCTTGGTCCCTAGATGAGATGCGCAAAACCAGCGCCAACTGGTCTCTGGCTGCTGATTCTGGT ctcttcctgttcctccagGACTTCTCACAGAGGATGCTCTCCAAAACGCATCAGATTGAGAAGCAGCTGGATGGACTTCTGCGGGACACCAAAGCTACAGACtcctgcctgcacactgtcttCAATGACTTCCTCATGCTCTCCAACACACAGTTTATTGAAAAC CGGGTGTACGATGAGGAGGTGGAGGAACCAGTGCCGAAACCAGAGGCTCCAGAGAAGCATCCTGAGCAG GAGAAAACCCGGGAGCAGAAAGAAGCCGAGTTGATACCCAAAGTGCAGAAGGCAGTGAACTATGGCCTGAAAGTGCTGGAATCAGCCTTTGAACAGCTAGACATCAAAGCTGGAAACTCTGACTCAGAAGATGAAGAGGCAATTGGTCGAGTGGAGCCAATTCTGGAGCCTAAG GATCTGTACCTGGACAGACCGCTGCCATACCTGATCGGGTCTCAGCTCTTCATGGAGCAGGATGACGTGGGTCTGGGTGATCTCTCCAGTGAAG AAATGTCCATCGATAGTGACCGGGATAGTGTCATCGACAGCGAGGAAGACAAAGATGAAGAT AAGTCACCTGTGTTGAGTGATGAAGATGAAGTAAGAGATGACGATGAAGCAGATGAAGACTCGGACATATTTGGTGAATCGGACAAAGAAGATGAAGACAAGAAG ACCTCTGTGGGCCCGTCGTCCTTCACAGATGAGCTGACAGCACGCATTAAAGGCGACGACACAGGCGGTCCCAAAATCGATGGCAGTG GGTCTGTTGCCCCCTCAGTGAAGAGGAGGAGTAAAGGAGACATAGACACCAAGGCCG cagAGAACACAGACAAGCTGTTCCTGCCTCCTTCCCGGGAAGATGGGGACCGCTCCCCCTTTAGCGGCAAAGGGGGGCTCTTCAGCGGAGGGAGGGGCCTGTTTGATGTAGATGACGAAGACGAG GGCGACCTCTTCTCTGAAGGCCCCGAGCACCAGCACAAGCTGAGCACCAATGAAGCCGCCGCCGCTGAAG AGTCTGTCCTGCCCAAAAGTAGTAAGAAGATCCCTGTTGGTGCTGTTTCCATATTCCCAG AATGCAGTCTGTTCGGAGCCACTGGAGCCCCAGTCTCTTCGGAGCGCCAGCAGAGTGGTAGCCCAAGCCGTCCCAAAGCCCAGGCCCAGCTCAGGTCTGAAGGCGGGGTCAGAGCTGCCCCGGGGGGTGGGCTctttgatgatgatgaagatgacgACTTCTTCAGTGGCAGCGCGTTCAAAAAATCACACTCCG CCGGCATGGACAAACCCAGGCAGAAGAAAGTGGTGGATCTGTTTTGGGCAGACCAAGATGATGAGGAGGAGGGGGACATCTTCAGTGAGGACTCGAGTGCAGGCCGCCGAGAGCACAAAAGCAGCGCGGAGGAAGATGGGGTGACCAGCATGCCTGAAAaaaag CTGCCCGCAGGGGCCACTTCCATGTTTGGCCCTGAGACCGCCAACCTCTTACAGGATGCCTTGAAGAAACGCCCATCTGTCCCTGATAAAAGCACCAACAAG aCGATCCCACCCCCAGATATGGCCAAGCCCACCGTGAAGTCCACAGACAGGGGTCTCTTTTCTGATGACGAGGACACGCAG ATCTTTCCGTCGGCTGCCAAGGATCAGCCAAAGAGTGATGGGCCAGCTCAGAAAACACAGAGCCGGGCGCTGTCTCTGTTTGACGATGAAGAGGAAGAG GACTTGTTTGCCACGGTGCCTCCCAAACTCAAAACAAGCCCGGGGAAAACTGAGGCCTCGCAGAAAGCAGCCAAGCCCCTGTCTAGTGCCCTCTTCAGTGATGATGAG GATCAGTGGATGAGCAACACAACTGACACAGTCAAACAGGAGACAAAGACCGGAGGGCTGAAAAGCAGCGTGAGCGCCCCCTCCAGGCTTCCCACCGTCAAAGCTACAGGAAAAGCCAGTTTGTTTGATGATGACCAGGATGACGACCTCTTTGCAGCCACAAAGGAGTCTGG GCAGAAGCCTCCGCGGGTTTCCCTTCTCTTTGAGGAAGAAGATGAGGAGGACGAAGACAAGGGCTCACTGTTCACTGTCACACCAGCGTCCAGCAGCACTGCGCAGAGTGAGACGAAC GCCCCAGCAGCTGCAGACAGCCAGGctgagcccccccctccccggcagGCAAAGGAGGAGCCGGACGGGGCTCATCAGGGGGAAGGCAGTCAGGGCAAGGCCAAGCCTGGGGGGGCCGTCAGCTTGTTTGACAGTGTGGAGGCGCTGGGAGAGACCCAGGCTGTGCTCAAG GACGCCGGCCCACCAGAAAGCCCCCCGCTCATGGGGGCCGGATCCAAAACCAAGAAGAAAGTGCTGAGCCTCTTtgaggacgaggaggaggaggaggagactgACGGTGGTCCTGCATCCAAAGCCAGAAAGCCAGGCATGAAAAGCCCCCTGAAG GTGCAGGAGCGGCGGCCACGGGCCACCAGCACCGGCGTCTTTCAGGACGAGGAGATCCTCTTTAGTCAGAAGCTGCAGAAAGACAACGAGCCCGACGTGGACCTCTTCACAGCATCGGCAAAACACGCC AGCCCCAAGGCCAGATCAGCTCCCaaggcagcaccccccctcttcggtgatgaggaggaggaggacctCTTCACTGTGCCCAGG GCCGCTGCAAAAAAGCCCGTCAAGCTCAGCACTGAGGGTGCACtgccgccccctgcaggactcCAG GTGAATCTTGCCATTGACCCATCCACCCTTCTCCCTGGGGCTGTTCCTCGGCCACAGCGCCCTTCCCAAACTCTCAGCAGCCATTCGCCGACCACGCCCACTGCCGTCGGCACAGATTCCACCCTCCAGACAGCGGGAGAGGGAGCCCTGAGCTTCGACACCCCCGTTCAGGTCACCACGTTACAGAGTGCCAACAAG GGCCGAGCCAGGGGTGCTGAGCGCCGCCGGCCCCAGACGAGAGCAGCGAGACTCCAGGCAGCCCATATCTCTGATTCCTCCAGCAATCCAGCTCCGCTCTCCCTGCCCCCACCTCTCCACACTGCCAGCAGACCCTCCAAGCCAGCGCTACCAGGGCCTGCTCACAGGGAGCGAGTTCCAGAGCAAGCAGCGGCCATCGCCGACGATTCCTTTAGCGATGATGACATCTTTGCGGCCCCCAAGCTAGCCAGCAAGGCCCAGCCTCCCGCGCCGGTACCCAAGCCGGCTCCGAAGAAGCAGCCATCTGCGTCCATCTTCCAGGAGCAGGGGAATGACCAGGAGGACGACCTGTTCCGGGCGGTCAGCGCAAAACCGGCCAAGAAGAGCAGCACGGCGCCATtcctggaggaagaggaggaggatgacATCTTTGCAGCTGGGAAGAGCACAAAGGTGGATGTTGAAAAAGAAGCAAAGATGCAGCCCAGCCCCCCGCAGCCGGCTGCTGTTCAG GATACAGGGAGAAAGAAGAGCACTCCCAAAAAGGAGAAAGAGCGCGCTCTGGACGTCAGCCTGTTCGAGGACGACGTCGACATCTTTGCCGACTTAACTACTACTTCAGCTCCCAAGGAGAGAAAGTCAAAgaagaaactggaaaaaaaatcgaTTTTTGATGATGATATGG ATGATATCTTCGCATCGGGACCCGTGAAGCCAGTGGCCAAAGAGACCAAATCAAAGCGAAGCCCACAGAGCCAGGAGCCACGGCCCAGCCAGAATCCCAGCCACAGCCTGTTTGACGACCCACTGAACGCTCTTGGCGGCAACTGA